A genome region from Ralstonia solanacearum K60 includes the following:
- a CDS encoding Imm26 family immunity protein, giving the protein MKTPPTNLVVLKKTRRQPEPGDIFAFQLEQMPGRYFFGRVVATDAKIGNFRDFEAVLFYLYRPSSPSKTEIPPLAPTDLLVPPILTNRLPWTRGFFEVVRSGPNTAADLLPQHCFRDVRGWFFDEYGNRLPEAVEPVSASGVAGIGAIDDDISKALGLPLKEDASSD; this is encoded by the coding sequence ATGAAAACACCGCCAACCAATTTAGTTGTTCTGAAGAAAACGCGGCGACAACCTGAGCCTGGAGACATCTTTGCGTTCCAGTTGGAACAGATGCCGGGTCGGTACTTCTTTGGCCGAGTCGTCGCTACCGATGCAAAGATCGGCAACTTCCGGGACTTTGAAGCTGTGCTCTTTTACTTGTATCGGCCATCGTCGCCCAGCAAGACGGAAATCCCACCGCTGGCACCAACTGATTTGCTGGTGCCGCCAATCCTAACCAATAGACTTCCCTGGACACGAGGCTTCTTTGAGGTGGTGAGGTCCGGCCCCAATACAGCGGCGGATTTGCTGCCGCAGCATTGTTTCCGGGACGTGCGTGGGTGGTTCTTTGATGAGTATGGAAATCGCTTGCCAGAAGCGGTGGAGCCTGTCAGCGCCAGCGGTGTTGCTGGAATAGGCGCCATTGACGATGACATCAGCAAAGCGCTCGGACTCCCGCTGAAGGAAGACGCTTCCTCAGACTAA